The DNA window TCAATACATCGCCGCCCTCAATGCCGCCGATGGAACCCTGGCCTGGAAGACGCCGCGCTCGGGAGAACTCGATCCGAAGCCGGAATTTCAAAAGGCTTACTGCACGCCTTCCATTCACGAAATCGATGGCAGAGACCAGCTGGTTTCCCCGGGAGCGAACTGGTTGTACGGCTACGATCCGGCTACTGGGAAAGAACTCTGGAAGGCCAGCTACGGACAACTCGGCTTCTCGACCGTGCCGCAGCCCATCTTTGGCAAGGGCATGGCATTCGTCTGCACGAGCTTCCTGCAATCACGGCTCGTCGCCGTGAAGACCGGCGGAGCATCCGGCGATGTGAGTGAAACGCACGTGGCCTGGACCGCTGATCGGCAGATCCCGAAAAAGCCGGGGATCCTTCTCGTCGGCGACAATCTGTATTTCGTCAGCGATAGCGGAATTGCCTCGACGTTGCGTGCCGAGACCGGCGAAGAAGTCTGGCAGGAACGCTTCCCCGGGCAGTATTCGGCCTCGCCGCTGTACGCCAACGGGGCGATCTACGTGTTCAACCAGGAAGGGATCAGCACGGTCTACAAACCCGGCGATAGCTTTGAGCGAATCTCGGAGAACCCGCTGGACGAAGGCTGCATGGCCACGCCAGCCATTCTCGGAAATCGGCTTTACGTGCGAACGATGTCTCATTTGTACTGCATCGCTGAGTAAGGCGAGCGAAAGCGAGTGTGCACGAAAAAAGGAGCCGCTTGGACGGCTCCTTTTGCATTCAGGGAAGTCGGCAGGGAATCAGTTGGCGGAGATTTCGACTCCCTTGTCAAATCCGACGGTCCCCAGGGCTTCGACAGCCGACTGGGCATCGAAATCGCCGTTAAGCTTCACAATGAGCCGTGGATCGTCGATGGCAGCTTCGTCCTTCTGTTCGACCAGTTCGACACTTTCGACACCCTGTTGTTCAGCCAGCGTGTCCTTCACTCTTGGATAACAGACGAACGGACAGTGCATGTCCGGTACGCTTACCGTCAGTGTTTCCCCAGCGGAGTAGGAAGCCGGGATCATAACTGGGGCGGTCGTTTCCTGAGCGGGGGTAGCTTCGGAAACGGGAGCAGGCGGGGCCTGTTCGACGCATCCCGTCAGGCAAACAAGGCTTCCGAGAAGCATGAGTCGCGACAGCATCAAAGTTTCTCCTTCGCTTTAAGAGCGATTATTTCGAAGGCCATACGGACTGGGGCAGTTTCCGCAGAGCGGGTACGTTTAAGAGGACGTAGGTTATTACTGATTCTACGCAGCGTGAATGGTAAGGCATTTCACAAAATTGGGCGGAATCGTATTTTTCTCCCCTCAGGCGCTGGTATAATACCATCGGTCCATTCTCAATCTGAAGGTGCGCCATACATCACAACTCTCTGAAGCGTACCGATTTCCGGCATCAGGTTCCTGTTCACCGGAAGATTGACTGAACATCGCGAGGCGGTTTGCCGTCTTATAGTATTGAGCAACCTGCTGACGGTGTTTTTCTCAGTTTCGATTCGCTGTTAGATCGTCTTTTCCGCATGGCGTCATCAGCCCATGACATCCCGAGTACAGCTTACCGCGGTCAGGGTCTGGACCCTGTGACGGTGATCCGTACGAATAAAGACGATTCCACCGCCCCGGCTCCGGAAGTCCACGACAGTCCGTCGAAGTTGTCCACGCTCGGTATTCTGTTCCCTGAAGTGGCGGGACGGGAAGACAAAGGAACACTGCCCGAAGGTCTGCATCTTGGGCCGTATGTGATCGATTGTCGGATCGGTCAGGGAGGAATGGGAGCTGTCTTCAAGGCGAAAGATGAACGTCTGGACCGCACCGTCGCCCTCAAGGTTCTCTCCCCGACACAAGTAACCGACCAATCTTCGATTCGTCGCTTTCAGAACGAAGCGAAAGCCGCGGCGCGACTCGACCACGACAATATCGCCCGCATCTATTCGATTGGCGAAGATCACGGGCTGCATTACATCGCCTTCGAGTATGTCGAAGGTCAGACGATTCGCGAAATGATTCGGCGTCGCGGGACAATCGACCCGTTCGAGACGATCAATCTCCTGCTGCAGATTTCCATCGCTCTCAAACACACCGCCGCAGCCGGCGTCGTGCACCGGGATATCAAGCCCTCTAACCTGATTATGACCTCGGCAGGTCGGGCGAAGCTGGTCGACTGGGGGCTTGCTCGTAAAGAGCGGCTCGACGAACAGTCACTCGATCTCACGGTTTCCGGCACCACGCTCGGAACGTTCGACTATATCTCACCGGAACAGGCACGGGATCCCCGCAGTGTTGACGTCCGCAGTGATATCTACTCGCTGGGCTGCACGGCTTACCACATGCTGACCGGGACTCCGCCCTACGCGGAAGGAACCGTGCTGCAGAAGCTGCTCGATCACCAGGGGAAACCGTCTCCGGACCCGCGTGACAAGAATCCGAACGTTCCGCGAGAACTGTCGCGGATCGTGAAGAAAATGATGGCCAGCGATCCGGATGACCGGTACTGGTCGCCGCAGGCACTCATCGAAGATTTGCTGGCGATGGCGGCTCAGTCCGGGCTGCGCGCTGTCCATCCAGATGGACTCACCTGGCACGCGGCAACAGAGGCTCGAAACGGGTTTATCCCGCAGCGAGTCTTCTGGTGGTGGCTCGGCACCTTCGCTGCGGCGTGTATGCTGGCGATCGTCTTCGACCGCTGGGCTCTGGAGCGAAGCGAGATCAACACACCGGAACTGGCAAGCCAGGGTCTTCTGGGGGCGAATGAAGACATTGCTCCCTTCTTCCCGAACGGGTTGCCTCCCGCCGAAGTTATGGCTCCGCGATCCCTGGCCGGGGGAGCGAGTCCGATCATGTCGCCGGCTGATGCCAACGCTCTGGATCTGCAGTCCCCGATCGAAGGGCTGACCGCTGACGACGTCCGGAAGATCTCTCCCGATTTTCCCGTTCCCATTACCGATCAGATTGCCGCCGCCAGCCCGGGATTCGAGGGACTCTGGAGCCACTCGAACAGCGGGATTGACTGGGATCAGTTCGAACTGCCGGAAGAGCAATTGGGCGTGATGCGGGCCGATATCAGCGATCAGGCCGCGTCAACGCCCGTGGCCAATCCTCCCCCTGCGACTGAAACTACGGTTTCCTCGGCTCCCGCAACTGAAGCGGTCTACCGCGTGATTGGCAATCAGGGAGACATCCTCAGTTCGGCTGCCGATTTGGAGTCGGCATTGGAAAAGGTTCCAGATGGGGGCGTGGTCGAATTCCTCGGCGTGCGCGGTTCCATCATGGTGCAGGAACTGCGTCAGATTCGCGTTCTCGACAAAGCGATTACGATTCGAGGAGCAGCCGATTCGAGTCTCGTGCTCAAGTTCAATACGTCTGGATTTTCCGCCAGCGGACGCACGCGAGATTTCATCGCCGTCAACGGTGGTTCGCTGACGTTGAACAACGTTCATCTGCAGGTCGAGTGTCCTGAACCGCAGTCGCAGCCCTGGTCGCTGTTTGTGGTTGAAGGCGCTGCCAAGCTTCGATGTCGACAGTCAACGATTACAATCGACTCGAGGAATCAGGCTGAAACGTCCGTCGTGCGAATGACTCGATCGGCGATGCAGGCCATCGATGCCATGAATCAGGATTCGGCCTCAGGCGAACCGGAGCGGCGTGTGCAGTTCGACGACTGCTTCATCCGGGGAGCAGCTGATCTGATTGCGACCGATGCCTCGGACGACTCTCTGCTGGAAATCAGTCGCTGTCTGATGACGCTCCAGGGGGCTCTGGTGCGTTACACCGGCGACAAGAATACCCGAACCAGCCGGGACGAACTGACCGTCCAGCTTTCCCGGGTCACAGGACTGCTGAATTACGGTCTGATTCGGGCAGACCTGAGTATGACAATGCCGCGTCAGCCGATAGATCTGCATTTCCGTGTGGAAGACAGCATGCTGATGAGTCTGATGGAACAGCCGATGATCCAGCTCACCGGCGGTCTCGACAACCGAACTCTCACGCAACTCCTGTGGTGGGATGGCGAGAACAACCTGTACGGCGGGTGGAGTTCACTTCTGGCGATCAGCGGTCTGGGATCGATCGATCAGGAAATGTCGTCCCTCAGCTTCTCGGACTGGTCCCAGAATGGCGGGCAGATTCGCACGATCAGTTCCCGCGAGCTACCGCTGGCGATTGTGCGACAGATTCCCCAGATTTCCGCCGATCAATGGACCGTGGAACGGTTCTATGAACAGCTGAAGAATGCTCTGGCTCAGCAGTCTTCCACCGTCGACCTCAACGCTTACGGCCCGGAACCGGCTGGTCTGCCGCAGATTCCGATGACGCCCCCCTCAACGCCGTCGGCGACCCGCTGAATTCCCATTTCCGCCGATTCTCTCGTCGACTAGAATCGACCTCTTCTTGGACAGGAGGTCAGGGATGACGCAGCAGAAACAGCGGTTGAGCGACACAGAAGCCTGTATTGTCGCTCCCGGTGCGTCGGAATCGGATCAATATGGCCTGCTTCAGGCCTGGACCGCTGATGACGCCAACTATTGCTGTCCCGGCGAGTCAGAGCCCATCACACGCTCGGTGCATCTGGCTCGATTGCGGGCCCATTTCGCCAAGTGTCAGCTGTGTCCGCATCGACAGGAAGTGGAAACATTTTCCGCCGAAGCACAGTCGGAACTGGACGGCTGGTGGAATCGCCGGGAACGCCCTCGAACTCTCCCCGCAGATGGTTTGCGCGGACAGATGCACAACGAGTTCAACCGCTCGATGGTCCGTCAGGTCGTCTCCGGGCTTACGGAAACGCTTTGGGAGTTTCATTCCAGAGCGGAAACCTCACACGAATCACCGCGTCCCAGCGTGGTCGTCAGCCACGACCTGCACGGCTATTCATTCGAGATGACCGCGCTGACCACCGAAGCTCTGAGAGAGCAGGGGTGCCGGGTGATCGATGTCGGCAGTTCGACCACGGCGGGAACCTCAACGCTCGTCGAGCACCTTCGGGCGGATGCCGGGATCTACATCACTGCCGAATCTGACTCAGCTTCGATTGGAGGGATGGATCTTTTCCGGTTCGGCGGTCTGCCGCTCTCAGCCGAAAGTCTTCACACGATTCTTGAACGAGGTTCAGGAAAACTGCCTCGCCGGGCCCGCAGCGATGGCGGGCTGGTCCGATTTCCGGGACGGAAGAGATATCTCGAGCTACTCCGTTCGCAATTCACTGGCCTCCAGCCTCAGACCGTACTCGTTGCTTCCAGCAATTCGATCGTCGCTGAGTATCTGAATCACCTGAGTCGCCAGATCGACGACTCCTGTTCGCTGATTTCGGTCGCCTTCGCCGACTGGACGGCGGACGAGTTGCTCTCGATGTTCGATGAGACTCGTGCCGATTTCCTCTGCGTCATCCATCCCGATGGGCAGGGCGTCGGTTTTTATGATGGAAGTGGACATCAAATTCCTCCCTGGCAGGTTCTGGAGCGGTGGTTGAGCTCCTTCCGTGATTCGAATCGGCAAAGCCTCGTGTTCGGCGAAGAGTTGGAGAAGGAAGCGAGCCTGCGAACGTCGTTTCCACAAAACCCGCTTCGGTTCCGTCAGTCATTGCGAGAGCACTTTGCCCAGGGGATGCGAACGTCTCGTTCGGTCGCCGGACTCGACGCTGGCAGTCGCTTCTGGTTTCTCGATCCCCACCCGGTGTGCGATGGACTGATTACGCTCGCCAAGGTGCTGCAGACGGGCTGTCTGACCCGGCGGCAGAGGACGCTGGGTTAAGTTCATCGTCCGCTCAACCGGCCAGCGACTCCCGGGTGGACAGTCGAACGCACAGCTCTTCGCAAGCGTCCATCAGACAGCGGGCGGCCTGCGTTGAACTGTGTAGTTCACGGACGTTTCTGGCAGCCTTGGAAACGATCCGATCGCGCTCCTCGCCGGGCTGAATCAAGCGCTTCAGCATCGCCGCATGAGCTTTGGGATCGTCAGCCGGATAAAGAAGCCCGCCCTGAGTCGATTCGATCAGTTCGGGGAAGCTGCCGCGACTCGGTTGCACCACGGGCACGCCGGCGGCCATCGCTTCGAGAATGTAAAGCCCCTTTGGTTCTTCGTAGCTGGCTGGGACGCTGAAGACCGTAAGCTGACGAAGGAACTCGAACTTCGCGTCCTCGTGGTCGGGGCTTCCCACATAGCGAAAACGGTCGCCGAGGAACTCCGCATCCTTCTGGATCCGTTCGAAATAGTCCTGGTGTGCTTCGCCCAGATATCCTCCGGCGTGGAGTTCAAATGAGATCCCTTCAGCGTAAAGTTCCCGGGCGGCGAGGATCAGATTATGAAGCCCTTTCTCGGGAGCGATTCTCGCAAAGTAGCCAATCCGTGGCAGCGAACTCTCTGCGCCGCGGCTGCTGTCGGGAGGATCGGTAAATCGGGCATTGATCGAGAGCGGAATCTGCCGGAACCGGTCGCGGTCGAGATTCAGAAACTGCGACATCAGGTCGGCATAGAAACGTGTGTGCGTAATAAATGCCGCGAAGGATCGACTGTTCTCGCCAATCGCCGCGATCGCGCGATCGCGGTACTTGCCCGGCAGCTGATTCAGGAACAGATCGTCTCCCTGCAACAGACAGAGAATCGGTCCGGAGAATCGCTCGCGGAGCAAGGGCATGATGCCGCTCAGCAGAGCATTACTGAAGACGATTACATCAGGTTTGAGGCGATCGAGGAGGTGATCAACCAGATCCTGGTATTCACGACGCATCGGACCTCGGGCACCGTTCAGCATCGCCACCGTCATCGGGCCGAGCGTGCTCGCGTCATTTCCCACGCCTCGAGAACTGGCCCATTTGAGGATCCGGGGATGATCGAGCCATGAAACCAGCGGGCGGGGCAGGTACCGCCAGAACGGAATCAAATTGTCGAGATAGAGGTTGATGCCGCCGAGAAAAACATGCTGGTCGGAAACATCCTCCTGATCGAGGCGGATCGGCGTGTACGTCGGAATCAGCGAAACTTCGCAGCCAAGCTGCATCAGCGCACGCGCGAGTGCATTGTCCTGCATGCAGGACCCGCAGAACATCCCGGCTCCACCGGCAGTAACGAAGGCAATATGCATGCTGCTATTGTAGACAGCCGGGGAACGACACGTCGTCCGCGCACGTCAGATTTCACAGGCGGACCGTGTTATTCTTCTGTCTTCACCCGGGTTCGAGCCTTGTCGGAAATATCCTTCCGACACCAGGCGCCTTCCCAGCGAATCTTTTTCACCCGTTCGTAAGCGGAGAGTTTGGCCTGGTCGAGATTCTGTCCCAGAGCCGTCACACCCAGAACACGTCCCCCTGAGTTGATGACCTGGTCATCCTTGCGTTTCGTGCCCGCGTGGAAGACCTTCGTGCTCTCGCTGTCGTTCGACTTTTCGAGACCGCGGATGGGGAAACCCTTCTCGTACTCGCCCGGATAGCCGCGGGAAGCCATGACGACACAGACGGCTGGTCGCGGATCCCATTCCAGATCGGGGAGTTCGCGGAGCTTTCCGATCGCTGCGGAATACAGGACGTCAAACAGGTCCGTCTTCAAACGCATGAGGACGGGCTGCGTTTCCGGATCCCCAAAGCGGACATTGAATTCGAGCACTTTGGGGCCCTGCCGGGTGATCATCAGACCGGCGTAAAGCACGCCACTGAACGTTGCCCCTTTCCGCTTCATCTCGTGGACGGTGGGAATTAACACACTCTGCGTGATTTCGTCCATCATCGCTTCGTCGATTACCGGGGTGGGGCAGTAGGCCCCCATTCCGCCGGTGTTCGGACCGCGATCGTCATCGTAGGCGGCTTTGTGATCCTGACTGGCTTCCAGCGGGATGATGGTCTTGCCATCCACAATGGCCAGAATACTGGCTTCTTCGCCGACGAGGCATTCTTCGATGATAATGCGACTGCCGGCCTTTCCGAAGGAATTGCCGACCAGGCAGGCTCTGGTGAACTCCAGGGCTTCTTCTTCAGTATGGCAAACGCGGACGCCCTTGCCCGCGGCCAGTCCGTCCGCCTTGATGACGATCGGCTGTTCCCAGGTCGGGTTCGTCTTACGGATTGTTCCTTCCTGAGCCCCACCGATTTGCAGCGGTCTGTCGGCCGAAGCGAATCGGCCGCCGCCACATCGTTCCCGGATATAATCGTTGGCGGCTCGCAGATCCTCAAAGGTCACGTAATCGGCGGTGGGGACTTTCGCGTTTCGCATGATCTGCTTAGCGAAGGTCTTGCTCCCTTCGAGAGCGGCGGCGGCTTTGGTGGGGCCGAAGATCGTCAGGCCGGCTTTCCGGAAAGCGTCGACCACACCGATGACGAGCGATGCTTCCGGGCCTGGAACTGTGAGATCAATCTTCTCCCGGCGGGCAAAGGCCACGAGGGCATCGACATCGGTTTCGCTGATGTCCACGTTCTCGGCGTCTTCGCCAGTCCCGGCATTTCCCGGTGCGCAGTAGACCTTCGTCACTTTCGGCGACTGACTCAGTTTCCAGACGAGCGCATGTTCCCGCCCGCCCTGTCCGATGACTAAGACTTTCATGAACTTCCGAACCTTTAGAACCACAGCTGGGCTCCCAGCCGAAGCGGGGAACTGGAATGAGCAAAGCCTCGTTATACCGACCAACGGCAGATTCGCAACGTCATCGGAAAATTGCTGCCGGCGGACAGCCGAAACAGGCTTTCGGGGCGATCCGCGAGATTGCCGAGTTGCTACATCACTCCCTCTGAACTTGCCCTGGATGTGCCTAAATGTTGTGCACCATGCACCCGGTGAGGGCATTCGTGGTCAGTTGTAATCCGGTTGCAGTACGTAGGAGTTGATCGATTTGAGAAAATTCACCAATAAACTACTGAGATAGCCTACAAAGCATGCATGCCGAGAGGATACTATGCGAGTCGACGAGGCGAACCGCTCGGGCCTCTTTCGAACACGTTTAGGCACTTGTGATTTACGGTTTTTCGAAAAGGATGGAATGAACGCCGTCATCGATCGTCCGCCTGCTCTCGCTGGGATCATTGGAGCCGGCGAGGCTATGTTGAACGTCTTCCGCACGACCGAGCGTGTGGCACGTTCTTCAGCGACAGTACTGTTACTGGGGGAAACCGGCACTGGAAAAGAACTGGTCGCCCGGGCCATCCACGAGTTGAGCCCGCGAGGGTCCGGCCCCTACATTCGCGTCAACTGCGGCGCTCTCAGTGAGAGTCTGCTGGAGAGCGAACTGTTCGGCCACGTCAAAGGCGCATTCACCAGCGCTCACGAGAACCGCACCGGACGGTTCGAGGCGGCCCACGGGGGCACGCTGTTCCTGGATGAAATCAACTCCATGAGTTTCCCGCTGCAGGTCAAACTGTTGCGGGTTCTTCAGGAACAGGAGTTCGAACGCGTCGGCGATACCCGGACGATTACCGTCGATACCCGGATCGTCGCTGCCACGAACCGCGAATTGCTCGTTGAGGTGGAAGAGGGGCGTTTTCGCGAAGACCTTTACTATCGCCTCAATGTCCTGCCGATTTTTCTGCCGCCCCTGCGGGAGCGAACCGAAGATCTGCCCGAGCTGATCGATCACTTCATCGTCAAATACGCCGCCGAGAACCATTGCGAGCCACTCAAGTTGACCGATGAGGCGCTCGATGCGATGAAGACCTATGCCTGGCCGGGGAATGTCCGGGAGCTGGAGAACTACGTCGAACGCGCCGTCGTGATGGCGCTCGGCCCGGAATTCACCGCTGATCTCCTGCCTCCTCATGTTCGCGGCCTTTCGCCGATTCGACTCGGGATCAGCAAGTCGCGTACGCTCGACTCGATCTGCGAAGAACTCGTCAATCTTGGAATCGCGCAGCAGAACGGCGACGAAACCGATCTTTATCAACAGATCGTCTCTCTCGTGGAAAAGCAGCTGATCGAGCAGACGCTCAAAAGCTGTCACGGCGTGCAGACCAAAACCGCGACCCGGTTGGGAATCAATCGGAATACACTCCACAAGAAGATCGAAGAATACGGCCTGAGCGAGGATTCGTGATGTCGTCCGACTCCGATGCCGGAAAAGAAGCGTATGCTGAGCCGCAGCTGATTCTGGCAAGCGGTTCCCGATATCGTCGGGAGTTGCTGGAACAGCTTGGAGTGGCCTTTCAAACTGTCTCGCCGCGTGTCGATGAATCGGCCATCCAGGAACGAACCGACCTGAGTCCGCAGCAAGTCGCTGAGCAGCTTGCTTATTGGAAAGCGGCGGCGGTGTCGGAACAGTTTCCGGACGCGGTGGTCATTGGCAGCGATCAGGTCGCCACCATCGATGGTCGCATCCTGCAGAAACCGGAGACCCGCGAACGGACCATCACCCAGATCAGGGAGTTGTCCGGGCGAACTCATTTCCTGCTCGCAGCCGTCTGCGTCAAGCAGGGGCGAGAAGAACGCCAGTTCTGTGTGGAAGCCAGAATGGCGATGAAGCCGCTCAGTCAAGCGGCGATCGAGGCCTATGTCGATCAGGACCAGGCGTTCGATTGTGTCGGTGGCTATCGCTGGGAATCAGCGGGCGAACGTCTGTTCGAGTCCGTTGAAACGAGTGATCCCACGGCAATCATCGGGCTTCCCCTTGAGGAGTTGACTCCCGTTCTTGAGGGCTTCGGAATTCGCGTTCCGGGATAATCTGCCTGATCATCGCATCGCGAGCGACGTTCTGCAGGCGAGAATAGCCATCTGCGGTATCTGAGCGTGATGGGGCTTTATGCGTCTTTCAAAACTTCGATCAGCTTGTCGATATCGTTGGGCGTATTGAACGCATGCGGACTCACACGAATGTGGCCGCCACGCGAGTTGAAGTAGACGTCCTTCTTGCAGGCGGCTTCTTTGACCATCAGCGGGTCTTTGCCGGGCAGATCGAACGAGAGAATCCCCGACCAGTGGTCGTCGTCGCGAACCGAATGGACGATCGCTCCCAAGTCGCGAAGTGGGGCGACGACGGCATCCGTCGCGGTTTTCAGGTCTCGTGAGATCTGATCAACGCCGATGTCAGTAAAGACTTGCAGGCTGGCCCCAAAACCGGCGAGGCCGCACATGTTGTAGGTCCCGCCTTCATAACGTCCGGCCGTATTCCGCAGGTCCATACAGTCCTGACCGAACTCGCCAGCCGTGGCGACACTGTTCCAGCCGATCCCCCGGGGACGAAGCAGATCGAGAT is part of the Rubinisphaera margarita genome and encodes:
- a CDS encoding serine/threonine protein kinase — its product is MIRTNKDDSTAPAPEVHDSPSKLSTLGILFPEVAGREDKGTLPEGLHLGPYVIDCRIGQGGMGAVFKAKDERLDRTVALKVLSPTQVTDQSSIRRFQNEAKAAARLDHDNIARIYSIGEDHGLHYIAFEYVEGQTIREMIRRRGTIDPFETINLLLQISIALKHTAAAGVVHRDIKPSNLIMTSAGRAKLVDWGLARKERLDEQSLDLTVSGTTLGTFDYISPEQARDPRSVDVRSDIYSLGCTAYHMLTGTPPYAEGTVLQKLLDHQGKPSPDPRDKNPNVPRELSRIVKKMMASDPDDRYWSPQALIEDLLAMAAQSGLRAVHPDGLTWHAATEARNGFIPQRVFWWWLGTFAAACMLAIVFDRWALERSEINTPELASQGLLGANEDIAPFFPNGLPPAEVMAPRSLAGGASPIMSPADANALDLQSPIEGLTADDVRKISPDFPVPITDQIAAASPGFEGLWSHSNSGIDWDQFELPEEQLGVMRADISDQAASTPVANPPPATETTVSSAPATEAVYRVIGNQGDILSSAADLESALEKVPDGGVVEFLGVRGSIMVQELRQIRVLDKAITIRGAADSSLVLKFNTSGFSASGRTRDFIAVNGGSLTLNNVHLQVECPEPQSQPWSLFVVEGAAKLRCRQSTITIDSRNQAETSVVRMTRSAMQAIDAMNQDSASGEPERRVQFDDCFIRGAADLIATDASDDSLLEISRCLMTLQGALVRYTGDKNTRTSRDELTVQLSRVTGLLNYGLIRADLSMTMPRQPIDLHFRVEDSMLMSLMEQPMIQLTGGLDNRTLTQLLWWDGENNLYGGWSSLLAISGLGSIDQEMSSLSFSDWSQNGGQIRTISSRELPLAIVRQIPQISADQWTVERFYEQLKNALAQQSSTVDLNAYGPEPAGLPQIPMTPPSTPSATR
- a CDS encoding Maf family protein, whose product is MSSDSDAGKEAYAEPQLILASGSRYRRELLEQLGVAFQTVSPRVDESAIQERTDLSPQQVAEQLAYWKAAAVSEQFPDAVVIGSDQVATIDGRILQKPETRERTITQIRELSGRTHFLLAAVCVKQGREERQFCVEARMAMKPLSQAAIEAYVDQDQAFDCVGGYRWESAGERLFESVETSDPTAIIGLPLEELTPVLEGFGIRVPG
- the purD gene encoding phosphoribosylamine--glycine ligase; its protein translation is MKVLVIGQGGREHALVWKLSQSPKVTKVYCAPGNAGTGEDAENVDISETDVDALVAFARREKIDLTVPGPEASLVIGVVDAFRKAGLTIFGPTKAAAALEGSKTFAKQIMRNAKVPTADYVTFEDLRAANDYIRERCGGGRFASADRPLQIGGAQEGTIRKTNPTWEQPIVIKADGLAAGKGVRVCHTEEEALEFTRACLVGNSFGKAGSRIIIEECLVGEEASILAIVDGKTIIPLEASQDHKAAYDDDRGPNTGGMGAYCPTPVIDEAMMDEITQSVLIPTVHEMKRKGATFSGVLYAGLMITRQGPKVLEFNVRFGDPETQPVLMRLKTDLFDVLYSAAIGKLRELPDLEWDPRPAVCVVMASRGYPGEYEKGFPIRGLEKSNDSESTKVFHAGTKRKDDQVINSGGRVLGVTALGQNLDQAKLSAYERVKKIRWEGAWCRKDISDKARTRVKTEE
- a CDS encoding sigma-54 interaction domain-containing protein; its protein translation is MNAVIDRPPALAGIIGAGEAMLNVFRTTERVARSSATVLLLGETGTGKELVARAIHELSPRGSGPYIRVNCGALSESLLESELFGHVKGAFTSAHENRTGRFEAAHGGTLFLDEINSMSFPLQVKLLRVLQEQEFERVGDTRTITVDTRIVAATNRELLVEVEEGRFREDLYYRLNVLPIFLPPLRERTEDLPELIDHFIVKYAAENHCEPLKLTDEALDAMKTYAWPGNVRELENYVERAVVMALGPEFTADLLPPHVRGLSPIRLGISKSRTLDSICEELVNLGIAQQNGDETDLYQQIVSLVEKQLIEQTLKSCHGVQTKTATRLGINRNTLHKKIEEYGLSEDS
- a CDS encoding outer membrane protein assembly factor BamB family protein, with protein sequence MSLRSTSVFSCFAIACFLTLSSTLQSAEDWPQWRGPNGDGHAPNARIPTTWDEQTNIRWKVPVAGEGFSSPVISEEKIWLTTALVEALSPEEEEAKLAELKTNPRGIKFGGPLTLKALAFDVDSGKLLHEVICFKFPSANPKHATNSYASPTPVISGNRLFCHFGDYGTCCVDIGSGKLVWTNQELHVDHQNGPGSSPVVWNDLVIMHYDGIDAQYIAALNAADGTLAWKTPRSGELDPKPEFQKAYCTPSIHEIDGRDQLVSPGANWLYGYDPATGKELWKASYGQLGFSTVPQPIFGKGMAFVCTSFLQSRLVAVKTGGASGDVSETHVAWTADRQIPKKPGILLVGDNLYFVSDSGIASTLRAETGEEVWQERFPGQYSASPLYANGAIYVFNQEGISTVYKPGDSFERISENPLDEGCMATPAILGNRLYVRTMSHLYCIAE
- a CDS encoding glycosyltransferase family 4 protein, whose product is MHIAFVTAGGAGMFCGSCMQDNALARALMQLGCEVSLIPTYTPIRLDQEDVSDQHVFLGGINLYLDNLIPFWRYLPRPLVSWLDHPRILKWASSRGVGNDASTLGPMTVAMLNGARGPMRREYQDLVDHLLDRLKPDVIVFSNALLSGIMPLLRERFSGPILCLLQGDDLFLNQLPGKYRDRAIAAIGENSRSFAAFITHTRFYADLMSQFLNLDRDRFRQIPLSINARFTDPPDSSRGAESSLPRIGYFARIAPEKGLHNLILAARELYAEGISFELHAGGYLGEAHQDYFERIQKDAEFLGDRFRYVGSPDHEDAKFEFLRQLTVFSVPASYEEPKGLYILEAMAAGVPVVQPSRGSFPELIESTQGGLLYPADDPKAHAAMLKRLIQPGEERDRIVSKAARNVRELHSSTQAARCLMDACEELCVRLSTRESLAG